TGCTCCCCTTGTATAAGCCTTTAACGCATCCGCCAAAGTCACTTGCTCTTTTTCATTCCACACTTCTTTTTTGGTGAAATCCATTCTCGTGACAGCATGATAAATTTCTTTTAGCGGATCTAATGTCGTAATTGGATAATCGGTTCCAAAGGCGATTTGTTCAACAGCATCATGTAAAGTTTTACAAGGATAGATGTACGGTGCTTTCTCTTCTTGGACACGTAATGTATGACTTTCCTTCGGCATGAGTGCCAAATGTGATGGCTGGATAGATGGTATGACACCAATCTCTTTAAACCTTGGAATATCCATCGGGTGGATTACTTCGATATGCTCTAACGCATGGCGGGAATCTCTTTTCCCGTTTATTTGCCGAGCTTCCTCGAAAAGATCTAAACCGAGTCGAACTGCCCCGTCTCCAATCGAATGAAAACGGATTTGAAACCCTTCCTTGTCAGCAGTCAATACCCAATCCCTCATCGTCTCTTCAGAAAAAGCCGGACTCCCCTTCGTCACTGGGCGGTCGACATAAGGGTCAAGCATATAAGCTGTATGACCTGTCACGACACCGTCGATAAATTGTTTAAGCCCTGTAAACCTCAACTTTTCCGATGTGTATGTTTCACGCATCACTTTCGCTTGTTCAATATCCCCGTCCAAGGCTGGGTAGAGGTGGATACGTGTCGTCAATTTTCCTGTTTCATCAAATGCTTTATACATATCCCAATTTTTCAAACGGTCAAAGCTGCTCGCATACAAATCATTGACTGAGGTTACCCCTAATTGTGTGGCTTGTACTAAAAAGGCTTCGAGCAGTTCCTTTTGTTTTTCCTCAGGCATCGCAAGCGCGATATCTGACACCAAATTCGTGGCCGTCTCAATCAATATCCCTGTTATTTCCCCTCCATCATCCTTCTCTATGGCGCCGTACTCCGGATCGGCTGTTTCTTTTGTAATGCCGGCAACGTCCAACGCCTTTGTGTTTACCCATGTGTAATGTCCTTCAGCATGGAAGAGAATCGTCGGTCGATCTGAAACGGCATCATCTAAATGAAATCGATTTGGAAATTCTTGAACATCCCAATTCGTTTGGTCCCAACCATATCCAAAAATCCACTCATCCTCTTTCTTTTCATCTGCAAACTGCTTAACAAGCGCTGAAGCCTCTTCCGCTGAACGGACTTTTGATAGGTCTATACTTGCATGCGTAAAAAGACTCCCTAACATCAGATGGAGATGTGCATCGTGAAACCCGGGCATGATTAATTGATTTCCAAAATCAGACTGCTCTGTATTCGGCCCTACGGATGACTGAAGTTCCTCTTTTGTTCCGATAGCTAAAATTTTATTGCCTTTAATGGCAAGCGCGGCTGGCTTTGGTTCATTGTCTAATCCCGTGAAGATTGCCTCGCTCGAAATAACTTTATCTGCAAAAACCATTTCAACTACTCCCCCGCTTATTTTTTCAATACCCATTCAATCAATTAGGAAACACCTAATTATGGTAACGCTTACATTTTTTATAAATACATCCCAACTGGTGAGTACAAATTCTGGACATCAACGATTTTTAGTAGCGCTTTATAGTCTGTATTCTTCGTTTTCCCATTCCATAAGTGTCGCGTATTCCAATGACTCCTCATCCCCAGGTAAATAATTCGCAATCACTTTATTCAGTTTAAACCCATTTTTCGATTGGAATGTTAAAACCGGATCATATATATTCCCTCTAATCACTTCTTGCGCATACTTTACTGCA
This window of the Sporosarcina pasteurii genome carries:
- a CDS encoding amidohydrolase, encoding MVFADKVISSEAIFTGLDNEPKPAALAIKGNKILAIGTKEELQSSVGPNTEQSDFGNQLIMPGFHDAHLHLMLGSLFTHASIDLSKVRSAEEASALVKQFADEKKEDEWIFGYGWDQTNWDVQEFPNRFHLDDAVSDRPTILFHAEGHYTWVNTKALDVAGITKETADPEYGAIEKDDGGEITGILIETATNLVSDIALAMPEEKQKELLEAFLVQATQLGVTSVNDLYASSFDRLKNWDMYKAFDETGKLTTRIHLYPALDGDIEQAKVMRETYTSEKLRFTGLKQFIDGVVTGHTAYMLDPYVDRPVTKGSPAFSEETMRDWVLTADKEGFQIRFHSIGDGAVRLGLDLFEEARQINGKRDSRHALEHIEVIHPMDIPRFKEIGVIPSIQPSHLALMPKESHTLRVQEEKAPYIYPCKTLHDAVEQIAFGTDYPITTLDPLKEIYHAVTRMDFTKKEVWNEKEQVTLADALKAYTRGAAYSSFRENELGTLEEGKLADLIVLDQNPFDVPVEKLQAIEVVLTIMDGDVVFNRSDLYVDV